In Cryptococcus depauperatus CBS 7841 chromosome 4, complete sequence, a single window of DNA contains:
- a CDS encoding ribosomal protein S12 — MNITKSLLSLTANFNKLSIKPQSVIRTLPAAYPTREMRGFASTSRCETTINQIMRGARKTTKRKSSVPLLDNCFQKKAVCVKVFTTKPRKPNSAVRKVARVKLSNGMMTTAYIPGEGHNLQEHSVVLVRGGGAKDLPGVRYKIVRGAMDLNGVAGRISARSKYGVKKSKKS, encoded by the exons atgaaCATTACGAAATCTTTACTATCCTTGACTGCAAATTTTAACAAGCTATCCATTAAGCCTCAATCAGTGATTCGGACTTTGCCGGCAGCGTACCCaacaagagagatgagaggATTCGCGTCGACTTCAAGGTGTGAAACGACTATAAATCAAA TAATGAGAGGAGCTCGAAAGACAACCAAACGCAAATCTTCTGTGCCACTTTTAGATAACTGTTTCCAGAAAAAAGCTGTATGTGTGAAGGTTTTTACGACAAAACCCCGTAAACCCAACTCTGCTGTCCGAAAAGTGGCTCGTGTCAAGCTTTCCAATGGCATGATGACTACGGCCTATATTCCTGGGGAAGGGCACAACTTGCAAGAGCATAGTGTTGTGCTTGTTAGGGGCGGAGGTGCAAAGGATCTGCCAGGTGTGAGATACAAGATTGTCCGAGGGGCTATGGACTTGAATGGCGTTGCAGGGAGGATCTCTGCTAGATCCAAATATGGAG TAAAGAAATCCAAAAAGTCATAG
- a CDS encoding cyanate hydratase, translating to MTFDLPYHCKGLLAAKQESGLTFDQLAQKIGKPEVWTTALFYGQASTDEATARAILEALDFEETIRTYNADRESHNRFFAPRVLRGLVGKEDGNLGVKGLTIRGGTWEVPPKDPVLYRLYEVLVVYGLSYKALIQEKFGDGIMSAIDFRTSLERKPDPKGDRVVITMDGKFLPYSNPSAWEGN from the exons ATGACTTTTGACTTGCCCTATCATTGCAAAGGACTTTTGGCTGCTAAACAAGAGTCTGGCCTGACATTTGACCAGCTTGCCCAGAAAATCGGAAAGCCAGAGGTATGGACGACTGCCTTGTTCTATGGACAAGCCTCTACCGATGAAGCTACGGCCAGAGCCATTCTGGAAGCacttgattttgaagaaaccATTAGGACTTACAATGCCGATCGCGAAAGCCACAACAGGTTCTTTGCCCCTCGTGTATTGAGAGGTCTTGTTGGGAAGGAAGATGGGAACCTGGGCGTCAAGGGGTTGACGATTCGGGGTGGTACTTGGGAGGTTCCACCAAAAGATCCGGTTCTTTACAGACTCTATGAAGTGCTTGTTGTATATGGTCTGTCTTACAAGGCGCTTATTCAGGAAAAG TTTGGAGACGGCATAATGTCAGCAATCG ACTTTCGTACCTCTCTTGAACGCAAGCCGGATCCTAAAGGAGATCGAGTGGTAATCACCATGGATGGGAAG TTCCTTCCATATTCCAACCCATCTGCCTGGGAGGGCAACTGA